The sequence TAACTTTTCCCTGTATGAAACTTGGCAATTCTTTCAGTTCAAGATTTAAAGAATAAGGATTATTAGTAAAGGAAAAAGTATGTACAATCTTATTTATTTTTTCAAGAGTATAACCAAATCTTTTGGCATTTATAAGGTAGTTACCAGGTGGTAGATAGGCTGTGTACTGTCCAAATATATCAGTAATAAAATTAAAACTTTTATTTTCAGCATTGGTAAAAGAGATAACAACATTCCCTAAATTTGAAGAGTTACTAGTAATTTTACCTTGGACTACTACATAATCTTTTTTAGAAAATACTATGTTGATAGGGGTGGTTATATCTTTAATATTATAGATTTTTTCGATGATTGGAAAATCTTCATTAATGATTAAAAAATGATATTCTGTTTCTTCTAGATCTAGAGTTAGAGTTCCTTCATAAAAATAGTTACTTTGGACATTGAGATCACCAGCTTTGAAATATTGTACTTTACCTGTTGGAGTGTTAAAGTTAAAGGTAATATTTTTAGTAAAAGTTGTCAAAAATACATTCGTGAATATAAAGATAAAAAAAATTTTTCTCACTATTTTTCCTCCTGAAAATAATTGTAAGACTATTATACCATTTTTTTATGATTTATGTTAAAATTTCTCAAAAGAGTTTTAGAAAAACTTTTGAAATATCACTATAAAATGGTAAAATATTATGATATAATCTATTACAAAAGTCATATATAAAAGGTGATATTAGTGAGTGAAAACTTAGTTGATCAAGAGAGTCAGGTGAAGTTGAGATTTTTAAAAATGCAGGCGGAACGAGCTTTTTATTTAGATGAATTTAAAGAGAATATAGCTTTAGCTTTAACGGAGAAGGAACTAAAGTCTGGGT comes from Fusobacterium necrogenes and encodes:
- a CDS encoding carboxypeptidase-like regulatory domain-containing protein, with the translated sequence MRKIFFIFIFTNVFLTTFTKNITFNFNTPTGKVQYFKAGDLNVQSNYFYEGTLTLDLEETEYHFLIINEDFPIIEKIYNIKDITTPINIVFSKKDYVVVQGKITSNSSNLGNVVISFTNAENKSFNFITDIFGQYTAYLPPGNYLINAKRFGYTLEKINKIVHTFSFTNNPYSLNLELKELPSFIQGKVIDENGFAIPYPTLFIKNGKDIIEKQGDEFGMFKLEVDSGIVTILAQKHSFFQNGVVRKVEKNSSISNIEIPLKKIRYSITGTITNGIKALPNIQLQLLTEDNNKITTTYSNENGYFEFYKIPGNREVFISILDEEKVIMKTPIIELTKDIKDYNILIDK